In Ptychodera flava strain L36383 chromosome 17, AS_Pfla_20210202, whole genome shotgun sequence, one genomic interval encodes:
- the LOC139116411 gene encoding uncharacterized protein: MLWRLNFLVIVVATVTNNEYMLYYICAMHTYWFFSVYAFMRILNSWNTDPKKIAIKFAAYFIINLIIFDIPGVGKVVFWPFMFILSYKGSSHEWLFRAGLDHYATIIGMLCAYNYPRYEKFMKWLERKEDPNHYKLGLVIKFIIGIVFSIVVFIWHWSIMWKDKYSYNRVHPYTSFIPILAFLYFRNLFPILRSHYVGLLAWLGKITLETYISQLHVYMQSGAKELIVYIPGYPLMNFALATAIYLFIAHRLFHLTTEFSAYLLPQDMKKVGMNFVIALLLFSFYALLSLCLRQLRIV, translated from the coding sequence ATGTTATGGAGGCTGAATTTCTTGGTCATCGTTGTTGCCACGGTGACCAACAATGAGTACATGCTGTATTACATATGTGCCATGCATACTTACTGGTTTTTCTCTGTGTATGCCTTTATGCGTATTCTGAACTCATGGAACACAGATCCCAAGAAGATAGCTATCAAGTTTGCAGCCtatttcattattaatttaatcatttttGACATCCCAGGAGTTGGCAAGGTTGTGTTCTGGCCGTTCATGTTTATTTTGTCCTACAAGGGATCTTCACATGAATGGCTATTCAGAGCTGGGCTTGACCATTATGCTACCATAATTGGTATGCTGTGTGCGTACAACTATCCACGTTATGAGAAATTCATGAAGTGGCTTGAGAGAAAAGAAGACCCAAATCACTATAAACTTGGCCTTGTCATCAAATTTATAATAGGAATTGTTTTCTctattgttgttttcatttggCATTGGTCGATAATGTGGAAAGACAAATACAGCTATAACAGAGTTCATCCGTACACCTCTTTCATTCCAATACTAGCTTTCCTGTACTTCCGTAACCTCTTCCCTATCCTACGCTCACACTACGTCGGCCTCTTAGCCTGGCTTGGTAAGATCACCCTAGAAACTTACATATCACAgttacatgtatacatgcagAGTGGTGCAAAAGAGTTGATAGTTTACATCCCAGGGTACCCTTTGATGAACTTTGCCCTGGCCACTGCCATCTACCTCTTCATAGCACACCGCCTGTTCCACTTAACCACAGAATTCAGTGCCTATTTACTACCGCAGGATATGAAGAAAGTAGGAATGAATTTTGTGATTGCTCTTCTACTGTTTAGCTTCTATGCACTTCTCAGCCTCTGTCTCCGACAACTTAGAATTGTATAA
- the LOC139116150 gene encoding uncharacterized protein, with protein sequence MADSTHYKETLDQFQRWASKQTKLHLTNGSETSILTGELPSHAGYKEPTIAQLTLFLLWLTAIILWLLRVPFRKTQGTKGEEQDVEAQTNGPVRINHDKSTNSLEISKEGKETSVNGPVLEKIEKAIINAEKENVEMEQENIPAKNLTEKDESKPEKKAEDSKNKNASKERAAFTSFKPPPSFDQFLYYLIIFGGIMFYFYLCDYQHIFRAGERIYSRDLFLFLLLILCLVTTGFTIQTTADKLINRDQTEEWRGWMQVMFVWYHYFAAKETYNYIRIFIACYVWMTGFGNFSFFWIRKDFTSGGC encoded by the exons ATGGCAGACAGTACCCACTACAAGGAAACTCTTGACCAGTTTCAGCGCTGGGCCAGCAAGCAGACAAAATTGCATCTGACTAATGGGTCAGAGACAAGCATTCTGACTGGAGAGCTGCCGTCTCACGCAGGTTACAAGGAACCAACCATTGCACAACTGACCCTGTTTCTGTTATGGCTTACTGCAATTATTCTCTGGCTATTGCGTGTGCCGTTCAGAAAGACACAGGGAACAAAAGGAGAGGAACAGGATGTCGAAGCGCAGACAAACGGTCCTGTGAGAATAAATCATGACAAGTCAACAAATTCATTGGAAATTTCCAAGGAAGGAAAAGAGACCTCTGTGAATGGGCCGGTTCTGGAAAAGATTGAAAAAGCAATAATTAATGCCGAAAAGGAAAACGTGGAAATGGAGCAGGAAAATATACCTGCAAAAAACTTGACAGAAAAAGATGAAAGTAAACCAGAGAAAAAAGCTGAAGACAGTAAGAATAAGAATGCCAGCAAAGAGAGAGCAGCATTTACGTCTTTTAAACCACCACCTAGCTTTGATCAGTTTCTGTACTATCTCATCATCTTTGGTGGTATCATGTTCTACTTCTATCTGTGTGACTATCAGCACATATTCCGGGCAGGAGAGCGGATCTATTCCAGGGATCTCTTTCTATTCCTGCTATTAATTCTGTGCCTGGTGACTACTGGGTTCACCATCCAGACGACTGCTGACAAACTGATCAACAG AGACCAAACTGAAGAGTGGCGTGGTTGGATGCAAGTTATGTTTGTTTGGTATCACTATTTTGCTGCCAAGGAAACCTATAATTACATCCGCATTTTCATCGCCTGTTATGTATGGATGACTGGTTTTG GTAATTTCTCATTCTTCTGGATTAGGAAGGACTTCACTTCTGGAGGATGTTGA